Proteins co-encoded in one Nyctibius grandis isolate bNycGra1 chromosome 14, bNycGra1.pri, whole genome shotgun sequence genomic window:
- the VSIG10 gene encoding V-set and immunoglobulin domain-containing protein 10, producing the protein MRLPGGTPPARFFLALCVWRLVPRRDAAGTEEIVFGKVGGSILLFCRNVSKEATEVVWFQGDPHSFPPLFSSRVTFPPDVRFSLVDNSSLRITELRAQDEGNYTCKEVLNKTDHEHRVQLLVANPPQSTPKCWAETSSSGLMLQLFCSWPGGYPHPTLHWREEGHDLENSSWVISSTSSSDTHVETLNSSHLSHRKVFKCVGSHVVKQEEPACTVEIKIPSLESEPPKTCFVGDNVTLTCRVTESTPAARLTWLRGITQPEVEIQPGGRYLIAQEGDVSRLTIRNCSQGTDGGCYVCKAQNPVGLRELFICLTVKQPVNIVGVVGAVVVLSLLTILTVTCVVLYYNPLLCLRGAAFRTQDSGDILVLVDSDDDDEGKGEEEAMSSSARHEALALVNGHGVQAAHPNCLAEGDDGEQHGGGSLWGTRGEEPRGP; encoded by the exons ATGCGGCTGCCCGGCGGGACGCCGCCAGCCCGGTTCTTCCTCGCCCTCTGCGTGTGGAGGCTGGTGCCGCGCCGGGACGCCGCAG GAACAGAGGAAATAGTCTTTGGGAAGGTTGGAGGAAGCATCCTCCTCTTTTGCCGAAATGTCTCCAAAGAAGCAACCGAGGTGGTCTGGTTTCAAGGGGACCCACACTCTTTCCCCCCACTCTTCTCCTCAAGGGTCACCTTCCCCCCGGACGTCCGTTTCTCCCTGGTTGACAACAGCTCCCTGCGCATCACAGAGCTGCGCGCGCAGGACGAAGGCAACTACACCTGCAAGGAAGTGCTGAACAAGACGGACCATGAGCACAGGGTCCAGCTCCTGGTAGCCA ATCCACCGCAGTCAACCCCAAAGTGCTGGGCTGAGACCTCCTCGTCGGGGCTGATGCTGCAGCTGTTTTGCAGCTGGCCGGGGGGGtatccccaccccaccctgcaCTGGAGAGAAGAGGGGCACGATCTGGAGAACTCCAGCTGGGTCATCAGCTCCACGAGCTCCTCGGACACACACGTGGAAACGCTGAACAGCTCCCACCTCTCCCACCGCAAAGTGTTCAAGTGTGTTGGGAGCCACGTCGTCAAGCAGGAGGAGCCCGCGTGCACTGTGGAGATAA AAATCCCTTCACTGGAATCGGAGCCCCCGAAGACCTGCTTTGTGGGTGACAACGTGACCCTGACATGCCGTGTGACCGAGAGCACCCCGGCAGCGAGGCTCACCTGGCTGCGGGGCATCACCCAGCCAGAGGTGGAGATCCAGCCCGGAGGGAGGTACCTCATCGCCCAGGAGGGCGACGTGTCCCGGCTCACCATCCGCAACTGCTCCCAGGGCACCGACGGGGGCTGCTACGTCTGCAAGGCACAGAACCCCGTGGGGCTGAGGGAGCTCTTCATCTGCCTGACGGTGAAGC AGCCCGTGAACATTGTTGGGGTCGTGGGTGCAGTGGTGGTCCTGTCCCTGCTGACTATTCTCACCGTCACCTGTGTCGTCTTGTACTACAACCCCCTCCTGTGCCTGAGAG GTGCTGCATTCAG GACTCAGGACTCGGGGGATATCTTAGTGCTGGTGGACTCAGACGATGACGatgaggggaagggggaagaggaggccaTGAGCAGCTCCGCCAGGCACGAGGCGCTGGCGCTGGTCAATGGGCACGGCGTCCAGGCTGCTCACCCCAACTGCCTCGCGGAAG GTGACGATGGCGAGCAGCACGGTGGGGGCTCTCTGTGGGGAACGAGGGGAGAAGAGCCGCGAGGCCCGTAG
- the PEBP1 gene encoding phosphatidylethanolamine-binding protein 1, which produces MPVDLGLWSGPLSLTEVEQKPAHPLRVKYGSVEIDELGKVLTPTQVQHRPTSIEWDGCDPQKLYTLVLTDPDAPSRKDPKFREWHHFLVTNMKGNNVGSGTVLSDYVGSGPPKGTGLHRYVWLVYEQPKQLTCNEPVLSNRSGDKRGKFKVASFRSKYELGVPVAGTCYQAEWDDYVPKLYEQLSGK; this is translated from the exons ATGCCGGTGGACCTGGGGCTGTGGAGCGGGCCGCTGAGCCTCACCGAGGTGGAGCAGAAGCCGGCGCACCCGCTGCGCGTCAAGTATGGCTCCGTGGAGATAGACGAGCTGGGCAAGGTGCTCACGCCCACGCAG GTCCAGCATCGCCCCACCAGCATCGAGTGGGACGGCTGTGATCCCCAGAAGCTTTACACCCTGGTTCTCACGGACCCAGACGCTCCCAGTAGGAAGGACCCAAAGTTCAG GGAATGGCATCACTTCCTCGTGACCAACATGAAAGGCAACAACGTGGGGAGCGGGACTGTGCTGTCGGATTATGTCGGCTCCGGCCCTCCCAAAGGAACAG GGCTGCACCGCTACGTGTGGCTGGTGTACGAGCAGCCCAAGCAGCTGACCTGCAACGAGCCCGTCCTCTCTAACCGCTCTGGTGACAAACGAGGGAAGTTCAAGGTGGCGTCTTTCCGCAGCAAGTATGAGCTGGGGGTGCCGGTGGCTGGCACATGCTACCAGGCAGAGTGGGATGACTATGTGCCGAAGCTCTATGAGCAGCTGTCAGGGAAGTAG